In one window of Gymnogyps californianus isolate 813 chromosome 9, ASM1813914v2, whole genome shotgun sequence DNA:
- the VGLL1 gene encoding transcription cofactor vestigial-like protein 1, translated as MEETRKLSPKLCKSKEPVKTEWGSQSVVFTYFQGDINSVVDEHFSRALSNAKNPQDLSTKHKGETVVLKNDSLSPHQWNFSSHCSKPYPSSSATSMSNSGLNFSAAGMAGQYQPSALRSHPTQPADLWPFPSIGTPSLTSSVYHHALPDLHAVDEPISDRKYGSLLGLLQQERCLTSMQECTMKQHSSSACMTGPARLQNISQSSAPGGERKAGSYQGSENPSVSHATADIQIHDRRRDLYF; from the exons atggaagaaacaagGAAGCTCTCTCCAAAGCTGTGTAAAAGCAAAGAACCTGTGAAAACAGAATGGGGGTCTCAGAGTGTTGTATTTACATATTTCCAAGGGGATATTAACAGTGTGGTAGATGAACATTTTTCTAGAGCTCTAAGCAATGCCAAGAACCCACAAGACCTGAGCACAAAGCACAAGGGTGAAACTGTTGTCCTGAAGAATG ATAGCCTGTCTCCCCATCAATGGAATTTCTCTTCACATTGCTCCAAACCATATCCGTCATCTTCTGCTACAAGCATGTCAAATTCTGGTCtgaatttttctgctgctggtaTGGCAGGCCAATACCAGCCATCAGCTCTGCGGAGTCATCCAACTCAACCTGCAGATTTATGGCCCTTCCCTTCGATTGGGACTCCCAGTCTTACCAGTTCGGTGTATCATCATGCCTTGCCTGACCTGCACGCGGTAGATGAACCGATCTCTGACAGGAAATACGGTTCTCTTCTTGGTCTTCTGCAACAGGAAAGGTGCCTAACATCCATGCAAGAATGTACCATGAAGCAACACTCAAGTTCTGCTTGTATGACTGGACCTGCTAGGTTACAAAATATAAGTCAAAGTTCAGCTCCTGGGGGAG agaggaaAGCAGGCTCTTACCAAGGCTCAGAAAATCCCAGTGTAAGCCATGCCACTGCAG ATATTCAGATTCATGACAGAAGACGAGATTTGTACTTTTAG